The Stratiformator vulcanicus genome has a segment encoding these proteins:
- a CDS encoding aminotransferase class V-fold PLP-dependent enzyme: MSASSVSSKAIRDQWRLREGVTYLNHGSFGPSPEPVLAERERWTRELESQPMDFFVRRIENELEAAADKLGKFVGCEGRDLILVPNATVAMNIVLRNTVLEAGDEVLLTNHEYGAVRRMWQSHCDETGGRIVVASLPRTLGDDAEIVESLFERVSDRTKLIVVSHVTSPTAVILPVEAICRRARERGIQVCVDGPHAPAMVPLSLRKIDCDFYTASCHKWLSAPFGTGFLYVRRKHQQGFKPLIASWGGRLVGGGQASWKDEFHWWGTHDPSAFLAVPAAIEFLEEYGVDRFRTETHQLARYARQRIQDVTGLPANLYGNDDMFGSMITLPLPEVERDASFWKPDPLQIALREQDKIEVPVVHWGGRRFVRVSCHLYNDRPEIDRLAVALGEHLQDHRLGTAP, translated from the coding sequence ATGAGCGCATCCTCTGTGAGTTCTAAAGCGATCCGGGATCAGTGGCGGCTTCGTGAGGGAGTGACCTACCTCAATCACGGTTCGTTCGGGCCTTCGCCGGAGCCTGTGCTGGCGGAGCGGGAGCGGTGGACCCGGGAGCTTGAATCGCAACCGATGGACTTCTTCGTGCGGCGAATCGAGAACGAACTCGAAGCCGCGGCCGACAAGCTCGGGAAGTTCGTCGGATGCGAGGGTCGCGATCTGATTCTCGTCCCCAACGCGACGGTGGCGATGAACATCGTGCTGCGCAATACGGTCCTCGAAGCAGGTGACGAGGTATTACTCACGAACCACGAGTACGGTGCCGTCCGGCGGATGTGGCAATCGCACTGCGATGAAACCGGCGGAAGAATCGTCGTGGCATCGCTGCCGAGAACGCTGGGTGATGACGCAGAGATTGTCGAGTCATTGTTTGAACGCGTGTCCGACCGGACGAAGCTGATCGTTGTCAGCCATGTCACGTCGCCCACGGCGGTGATCCTGCCGGTCGAAGCAATTTGCCGGCGAGCCCGGGAACGCGGCATCCAGGTCTGTGTCGACGGTCCGCATGCTCCGGCGATGGTGCCGCTCTCGCTGCGGAAGATCGACTGCGACTTCTATACGGCCAGTTGCCACAAGTGGCTCTCGGCGCCGTTCGGGACCGGGTTCCTCTATGTCCGGCGGAAGCACCAACAGGGTTTCAAACCTTTGATCGCGAGTTGGGGTGGTCGACTCGTTGGTGGCGGGCAGGCGTCGTGGAAGGACGAGTTCCACTGGTGGGGCACTCACGATCCGTCCGCGTTTCTGGCGGTGCCTGCGGCGATCGAATTCCTTGAAGAGTATGGCGTCGACCGTTTCCGCACTGAAACGCATCAGCTGGCACGTTACGCGCGGCAACGGATTCAGGACGTCACCGGTCTGCCCGCAAATCTCTACGGCAATGACGATATGTTCGGGTCAATGATCACGCTGCCGCTGCCGGAGGTCGAGCGGGACGCCAGCTTCTGGAAACCTGATCCGCTTCAGATCGCGCTGCGGGAGCAGGATAAGATCGAGGTGCCGGTTGTTCACTGGGGAGGACGCCGGTTTGTTCGGGTCTCGTGCCACCTGTATAACGATAGGCCCGAGATCGACCGCTTGGCCGTCGCCCTCGGAGAGCATCTCCAAGACCATCGACTGGGAACAGCGCCGTGA
- a CDS encoding slipin family protein has translation MFKLIYIPADKVGLKFKDGRFDRLIEAGTRFVFNPLGRIQVRVADLRAPQLFSERLDQIVASGVLDERAVVLDLADHERALVWIDGRFANVLPAGLYAFWTTHRKVRTEVVDTRQVRFNHPEINAVLQSPGGRAALQVVIVEREEAGVLFVDGAFVETLKPGRYTFWKDAARVNVVPVDLKETTVDIAGQDIMTADKVTLRLNAQLTYRVTDARAAVTTVDDIAQTLYREAQLALRAIVGGRDLDAFLADKEAVAAEALQTVRKRAQTFGVEVLAAGVRDVILPGEMKDLMNKVTEAKKAAEAQLITRREETAALRSQANTAKLLADNPTLMRLRELEVLEQIASKANLNVVLGEQGLADRVMKLL, from the coding sequence ATGTTCAAGTTGATTTATATTCCGGCTGACAAGGTCGGTTTGAAGTTCAAGGACGGTCGGTTCGATCGGTTGATCGAGGCGGGCACGCGATTCGTCTTCAATCCGCTGGGTCGGATTCAGGTGCGGGTCGCGGACCTGCGGGCTCCGCAGCTCTTCAGCGAGCGGCTCGACCAGATCGTGGCGAGCGGTGTGCTCGACGAGCGGGCGGTCGTGCTCGACCTCGCCGACCATGAGCGAGCGCTCGTCTGGATCGACGGCCGGTTCGCGAACGTCCTGCCGGCGGGTCTGTACGCCTTCTGGACCACGCATCGGAAGGTGCGGACCGAGGTCGTCGACACGCGGCAAGTCCGGTTCAACCACCCGGAGATCAACGCGGTACTGCAGAGCCCCGGCGGTCGGGCGGCGCTGCAGGTCGTGATCGTCGAGCGGGAGGAGGCGGGCGTGCTGTTCGTGGATGGCGCATTCGTCGAGACGTTAAAGCCGGGCCGGTACACGTTCTGGAAGGACGCGGCACGGGTGAACGTCGTGCCGGTCGACCTGAAGGAAACGACGGTCGACATTGCCGGTCAGGACATCATGACGGCGGATAAGGTCACGCTGCGGCTCAACGCCCAGTTGACCTACCGGGTAACGGACGCCCGGGCCGCGGTCACGACGGTCGACGACATCGCGCAGACGCTCTACCGGGAGGCGCAGTTGGCGCTCCGGGCGATCGTCGGCGGACGAGATCTCGACGCGTTCCTGGCTGACAAGGAAGCGGTTGCCGCGGAAGCACTGCAGACGGTGCGGAAGCGGGCACAGACCTTCGGTGTGGAAGTCCTCGCCGCGGGTGTGCGGGACGTGATCCTGCCGGGAGAGATGAAGGACCTGATGAACAAGGTCACGGAGGCCAAGAAGGCAGCCGAGGCTCAGCTCATCACCCGGCGGGAGGAGACGGCCGCGCTGCGAAGCCAGGCCAACACGGCGAAGCTGCTGGCCGACAACCCAACGCTCATGCGGCTGCGGGAGTTGGAGGTCCTGGAGCAAATCGCCAGCAAGGCGAACCTGAACGTCGTTCTCGGCGAGCAGGGGCTGGCCGACCGGGTCATGAAGTTGCTGTGA
- a CDS encoding PKD domain-containing protein, with product MKSQNRSGLLTSFSLILLIAHGFAAEGADTLTPLFVTVDMNVGERQAVELTDGTKIEIELLSLDERRDRISNAVRKATVKVRLDDQVTELIAATYHLPKTVGAAQVDCAVTRGYRSNSRNRSWGLKKDARLRLWPKNSPWIRAETFRYPVEQKWFASLTQMANEPTYVDAGESPQRKEVYYHSGLDMGGVEGKVPVHAATDGIVVSSGINVMREHERGTPVSPRYDVVYVLDQRGWYYRYSHLKEINDAIKPGRRVKIGQRIGTLGKEGGSGGWSHLHFEIKSWQPSVEWGTQAGYAFLWEAYRRQFNPSIIAVARPHHFVTVGEDVTLDGSKSWSKSDGPLSHQWNFHDGTSSTESSVVRKYETPGSYSEVLKVTDKDGRVSYDFAAVHVVDLDRPEVLPPTVNAAYWPTLDIKPGDPVEFAIRSFRNSTPGEMINFGDGTDVVKVTSDGNRESLAPDGYARTTHRYERPGDYLVRVETVNEHGLRAMTHLHVRVESPEDLN from the coding sequence ATGAAATCTCAAAACCGGTCAGGGTTATTAACATCGTTCTCACTGATCCTGCTCATCGCCCACGGCTTCGCGGCTGAGGGGGCGGACACTCTCACTCCTTTATTCGTCACTGTCGACATGAACGTCGGCGAGCGGCAGGCCGTCGAGTTGACTGACGGGACGAAAATCGAGATCGAGTTGCTGTCGCTCGACGAGCGGCGAGACCGGATTAGTAATGCCGTCCGCAAAGCCACCGTAAAGGTAAGGCTCGATGATCAGGTAACCGAACTGATCGCCGCTACCTATCACCTCCCGAAGACCGTCGGAGCGGCACAGGTCGATTGTGCGGTCACGCGTGGCTATCGATCCAACAGCCGAAATCGTTCATGGGGTCTTAAGAAAGACGCGAGATTGCGTTTGTGGCCGAAGAATTCGCCTTGGATTCGCGCCGAAACGTTTCGGTATCCCGTCGAGCAAAAGTGGTTCGCCAGCTTAACCCAGATGGCCAATGAGCCGACCTATGTCGATGCAGGCGAGTCGCCGCAGAGAAAAGAAGTTTATTATCACAGCGGCCTTGATATGGGCGGGGTCGAAGGAAAAGTGCCGGTCCACGCGGCGACTGACGGCATCGTGGTTTCTTCCGGTATTAATGTCATGAGAGAACACGAGCGGGGGACCCCGGTCTCGCCGCGGTATGACGTCGTCTATGTGCTCGATCAGCGTGGCTGGTACTACCGCTACAGCCACCTCAAGGAAATTAATGACGCGATCAAGCCGGGGCGGCGGGTCAAGATCGGACAGCGAATCGGCACCCTCGGCAAGGAGGGCGGCAGCGGCGGCTGGTCGCACCTTCATTTTGAAATTAAATCGTGGCAACCGTCAGTGGAATGGGGCACCCAGGCCGGCTATGCGTTTCTCTGGGAGGCGTATCGCCGTCAATTTAATCCCTCGATCATTGCCGTCGCGCGACCACACCACTTCGTCACCGTGGGCGAAGATGTGACGCTCGACGGATCGAAGTCATGGTCGAAGTCGGACGGTCCGCTCTCTCATCAGTGGAATTTCCACGACGGCACATCGTCGACGGAATCATCGGTCGTTCGAAAATACGAAACGCCGGGTAGTTACAGCGAGGTTCTTAAGGTCACCGACAAGGACGGCAGAGTCAGCTACGACTTTGCCGCCGTGCATGTCGTCGATCTCGACCGGCCGGAAGTCTTGCCGCCGACGGTGAATGCGGCATACTGGCCGACATTAGATATCAAGCCGGGCGATCCCGTCGAATTCGCGATCCGCAGTTTTCGTAACAGCACGCCGGGCGAGATGATTAATTTTGGTGATGGAACCGACGTGGTTAAAGTCACCTCCGACGGTAACCGGGAGTCGCTGGCACCCGATGGCTATGCAAGAACAACTCACCGCTATGAACGTCCCGGGGACTATCTGGTCCGTGTCGAAACCGTCAATGAACACGGTCTAAGAGCCATGACGCACCTGCACGTGCGGGTCGAGTCGCCCGAAGACCTGAATTAG
- a CDS encoding efflux RND transporter permease subunit, whose amino-acid sequence MTEQALRRRLKFTFIGMLLLLPVVGFGSRQAIHHTRIHPEEWLPASHPERAEYLNFTAEFEGHDVVLISWDGCTWDDPKLADLQSAFDKPDDPERAKYFEEIIDRAVSGSSLMDRLTAEPLNLEPDEAAERLKGSFIGPDGKTSCQLVVLTPEGNEDRTPSINAIIETAVEVTGLSREELVLTGPPYSGSVIDEESILSVRVFGGLSILAAFLLCRVCVGSWKLAGVIGGAALFSQFVALSIVHYSGIYMDAVLMALPTMVFVLTTSAGIHLSNYYFAAVAEGDPEPGVTALRRGWRPALLATLTTAIGLFSLAISEVQPVRAFGIIGGTGIIIGSLLVLALLPGFLTRAKINVRETKVGGWRDRFLGGMADWVIAAGPGIALMCLIAMVWSGMGLGSLKTAGDIPALFRPDSEIMRDYRWFEKNLGPTIPLDVVIQFEPDDEMSYAQQLQILGAVQESLNGIEGASGFVSAATFAPDLSGSGFSLLSRMRRLNQRLDEDTSEYIDEHLLVEQDGVKRWRISLRASTFNNRGYRAILEEIRDRTEAVLGEWDVVERPDRAEYAGMMAMIQKVEATILVDLFWSFLTAVILVSIVLMLAVQNVFRGAIAMLPNMFPIVLVFGTMGWFDIAIDIGAMMTASIALGIAIDDTIHLLFKFKSGLRDGGEVNTVLRRSIVSCGIPMVMTTVVCGIGFLPLVLSDFVPTNRFGILMCVLLVTALFGDLVFLPSLLGRWSRRKPKQDEPTDAESETNSAAEPAAS is encoded by the coding sequence GTGACTGAGCAAGCCCTCCGTCGACGCTTAAAATTCACCTTTATCGGCATGTTATTATTGCTGCCGGTGGTCGGGTTCGGATCTCGTCAGGCGATTCATCACACGCGGATTCATCCGGAAGAATGGCTGCCCGCATCCCATCCTGAGCGCGCCGAGTACCTAAATTTCACCGCGGAATTCGAAGGGCACGACGTCGTCCTGATTAGTTGGGACGGCTGCACATGGGACGACCCCAAGCTCGCCGATCTTCAGTCAGCTTTTGATAAACCCGACGACCCCGAGCGCGCGAAGTACTTTGAAGAGATTATCGATCGGGCGGTCAGCGGATCTTCGTTGATGGACCGGTTGACCGCCGAGCCGCTTAATCTGGAACCGGATGAAGCAGCCGAGCGTCTTAAGGGCAGTTTCATCGGCCCCGACGGCAAGACGAGCTGTCAGCTTGTCGTACTCACACCGGAGGGGAACGAAGATCGGACGCCGTCAATCAATGCGATCATCGAAACGGCGGTCGAGGTCACCGGGCTGTCGCGTGAGGAACTCGTCCTCACCGGGCCGCCGTATTCGGGGAGCGTGATCGACGAAGAGAGCATCTTGAGCGTGCGGGTCTTCGGCGGACTGTCGATTCTCGCGGCGTTTTTGTTATGCCGGGTGTGTGTCGGATCGTGGAAGCTCGCCGGAGTGATCGGCGGGGCGGCACTGTTCAGCCAATTCGTCGCGCTTTCAATCGTGCATTACAGCGGCATCTATATGGATGCCGTTCTAATGGCGTTACCGACGATGGTCTTCGTGCTGACGACCTCCGCAGGCATTCACCTCTCGAATTACTACTTCGCGGCGGTGGCGGAAGGAGATCCCGAACCGGGGGTGACGGCCCTGCGACGCGGCTGGCGACCGGCGCTGCTGGCGACCCTCACAACCGCGATCGGCCTATTCTCGCTGGCGATTAGTGAAGTCCAACCGGTGCGGGCGTTCGGAATTATTGGCGGAACCGGAATTATCATCGGGAGCCTCTTGGTTCTCGCATTGCTACCCGGATTCTTAACGAGGGCGAAGATTAATGTCCGCGAGACGAAAGTCGGCGGTTGGCGTGACCGCTTTCTCGGCGGCATGGCCGATTGGGTCATCGCGGCGGGCCCGGGCATCGCCCTGATGTGTCTGATCGCGATGGTCTGGTCGGGAATGGGGCTTGGGAGCTTGAAGACCGCCGGTGACATTCCCGCATTATTCCGGCCCGATAGCGAGATCATGCGGGACTACCGCTGGTTCGAGAAGAACCTCGGCCCGACGATCCCGCTCGACGTGGTGATTCAGTTCGAGCCGGACGACGAAATGTCTTACGCCCAGCAATTGCAGATTCTCGGGGCGGTGCAAGAGTCGCTCAATGGGATCGAGGGTGCCTCCGGTTTTGTTTCCGCCGCGACATTCGCACCCGATTTAAGCGGCAGCGGGTTCTCGTTGCTCTCGCGCATGCGTCGGCTGAACCAGCGGCTCGACGAGGATACGTCGGAATATATTGACGAGCATCTGCTCGTCGAGCAGGACGGCGTCAAACGCTGGCGAATCTCACTGCGGGCGTCCACATTTAATAACCGCGGTTATCGCGCCATTCTGGAGGAAATCCGGGACCGTACCGAAGCCGTTCTGGGCGAATGGGATGTCGTCGAACGCCCCGATCGGGCCGAGTACGCCGGCATGATGGCGATGATCCAGAAAGTCGAAGCGACGATTCTAGTCGACCTGTTCTGGAGCTTTCTGACAGCGGTAATTCTCGTTTCGATCGTGTTGATGCTCGCGGTGCAAAACGTCTTTCGCGGGGCGATCGCCATGCTGCCCAATATGTTCCCCATCGTGCTGGTCTTCGGCACGATGGGCTGGTTCGACATCGCGATCGACATTGGCGCGATGATGACCGCAAGTATCGCGCTCGGAATCGCGATCGACGACACGATCCACCTGCTGTTCAAGTTTAAAAGCGGATTGCGTGACGGCGGCGAGGTAAACACGGTGCTGCGGCGGTCGATCGTCAGTTGCGGCATCCCGATGGTCATGACCACCGTCGTCTGCGGAATCGGATTCCTTCCGCTCGTACTGAGTGACTTTGTGCCGACGAACCGATTCGGAATCTTAATGTGCGTGCTCTTGGTGACCGCCCTATTCGGCGATCTTGTGTTTCTACCGTCACTATTGGGGCGATGGTCCCGTCGAAAGCCGAAGCAAGACGAGCCGACTGATGCGGAATCCGAAACCAATTCGGCAGCCGAACCCGCTGCGTCATAG
- a CDS encoding PQQ-binding-like beta-propeller repeat protein: MTRRIVAGFGLILSALVSPIGGVPAAADDWPQWFGPNRDGIWREAGVSTSLPDDASGAAWRAPVKAGYAAPAVAGGRVYLMDRTTDPLAVTPDNPFLRGDIPGTERVVCVDDATGEELWVHQYDCAYTVSYPLGPRVTPTISGGRVYSLGAEGDFKCLDAETGEVIWEKDFNDDYQADTPMWGFSSHPLVDGNKVITHVGGEGSAVVAWNKNTGEELWRSLTVPEIGYAPPVIYEAGGVRQLVSFHGGGVSGLNPETGEEYWTVEIEVPFAMAIALPQKSGDKLLVTPYQRNTKLLQFAADTPTVKTVWTSTNRTGVHPTIATAYIVGDYVYGNGLNGWFRCFKLADGDRVWETLEPTTGDRPERWSTVFLTPHEPSGKYFLYNEHCELMTAELSPEGYKELDRVQLLKPTATAGNRDLVWSHPAYANKSVYVRNDEELIKVSLAE; encoded by the coding sequence ATGACACGGCGGATTGTAGCGGGATTCGGACTGATTCTCTCGGCACTCGTGTCGCCAATAGGCGGGGTCCCGGCCGCAGCCGATGACTGGCCCCAGTGGTTCGGCCCCAATCGCGACGGCATCTGGCGTGAAGCCGGTGTGTCGACCTCATTGCCCGACGACGCTTCCGGCGCCGCCTGGCGGGCACCGGTCAAGGCCGGTTACGCCGCACCCGCCGTCGCCGGGGGCCGGGTCTATCTGATGGATCGCACCACCGACCCGCTCGCCGTCACACCGGATAATCCGTTTCTCCGCGGCGACATCCCCGGCACCGAACGCGTCGTCTGCGTCGATGACGCCACCGGCGAAGAGCTGTGGGTCCATCAATACGATTGTGCCTATACGGTTTCCTATCCTCTCGGTCCGCGGGTGACGCCGACGATCTCGGGCGGCAGAGTTTATTCACTCGGGGCCGAAGGCGACTTTAAGTGTCTCGACGCTGAAACGGGCGAGGTCATCTGGGAGAAGGATTTTAATGACGACTACCAAGCCGATACGCCGATGTGGGGGTTTTCTTCGCACCCGCTTGTCGACGGCAACAAAGTCATCACACACGTCGGCGGCGAAGGCTCCGCCGTCGTCGCATGGAATAAAAACACCGGTGAAGAACTGTGGCGCTCGCTCACCGTCCCCGAAATCGGATACGCCCCGCCGGTTATCTATGAAGCCGGTGGCGTGCGGCAACTCGTTTCCTTCCATGGCGGCGGCGTGAGCGGACTGAATCCCGAAACCGGCGAAGAGTACTGGACCGTTGAAATTGAAGTCCCCTTCGCGATGGCGATCGCGCTGCCGCAGAAGTCGGGCGACAAATTACTCGTCACGCCATATCAGCGGAACACGAAGCTGCTGCAATTCGCGGCCGATACGCCAACGGTGAAGACCGTTTGGACTTCGACCAATCGCACCGGCGTTCACCCGACGATCGCCACGGCCTATATCGTCGGTGATTACGTTTATGGCAACGGCCTCAACGGCTGGTTCCGCTGCTTTAAACTCGCGGATGGCGATCGCGTATGGGAAACACTCGAACCAACCACCGGTGATCGCCCCGAACGCTGGAGCACCGTCTTCCTCACGCCTCACGAACCGAGCGGCAAGTATTTTCTCTATAACGAACACTGCGAATTAATGACTGCCGAGCTGAGCCCGGAAGGTTACAAGGAGCTCGACAGGGTTCAACTCTTAAAACCGACCGCCACCGCCGGCAACCGCGACCTGGTCTGGTCGCATCCCGCCTACGCGAACAAAAGTGTCTATGTACGGAATGACGAGGAGCTGATTAAGGTTTCGCTGGCTGAGTAA